Proteins from a single region of Halogeometricum borinquense DSM 11551:
- a CDS encoding response regulator yields MSSQSKVLVVDDERAIADLYATWLATDYTVEIAYNGSSALEVLDETVSVVILDRRMPNTSGDEVLDEIRARGFDCHVAMITAVDPDYDILEMGFDTYLKKPVKEEDIKAVVENLLRRSRYAESLTALFRKLSKREALKAQKPVAELKRQSQYQQLIDEIAELRAQSDRHLHQLDNEDFEAMFHQLSAV; encoded by the coding sequence ATGAGTTCGCAATCAAAAGTGCTTGTCGTTGATGATGAACGAGCTATCGCGGACCTGTACGCTACATGGCTCGCCACAGACTATACCGTCGAAATCGCCTACAACGGGTCCAGCGCGCTCGAAGTGCTGGACGAAACCGTTTCTGTCGTCATTCTCGACCGGCGGATGCCGAACACGTCCGGCGACGAAGTACTCGACGAGATACGCGCACGTGGATTCGACTGCCACGTGGCAATGATAACCGCGGTCGATCCCGACTACGATATTCTCGAGATGGGGTTCGACACGTATCTCAAAAAACCGGTCAAGGAAGAAGACATCAAAGCAGTTGTCGAGAATCTCTTACGGCGTTCCCGATACGCCGAGTCGCTGACGGCGTTGTTCAGGAAACTATCGAAGCGAGAGGCACTCAAAGCGCAGAAACCGGTCGCCGAACTTAAACGACAGTCTCAGTATCAACAGTTGATCGACGAGATTGCGGAACTCCGAGCGCAGTCGGACAGGCATCTCCATCAGTTGGACAACGAGGATTTCGAGGCGATGTTCCATCAACTCAGTGCAGTATGA
- a CDS encoding NAD-dependent epimerase/dehydratase family protein — MQGKQVLVTGGAGFIGSNLANALAPDNDVIAIDDCYLGTPENLDSGVEFVDASVLDEDLPTDVDVVFHLAALSSYQMHEQDPTTGARVNVEGFVNTVEQARKDGCETVVYASTSSIYGSRTEPSPESMAIEARTGYEASKLAREQYAEYFYNHYDLTLAGMRFFSVYQGFGGAEEHKGEYANTVAQFTEKIANGEQPELFGDGSQTRDFTHVDDIVRGLVLAAEHELNGVYNLGTGESYSFNEMVAMINEVLGTDVEPKYIENPLDEYVHDTMADPTKMKEATGWEPEISFEEGVQRVCEPYLDE, encoded by the coding sequence ATGCAAGGCAAGCAGGTCCTCGTTACGGGCGGGGCCGGATTTATCGGGTCGAATCTCGCAAACGCGCTGGCACCGGACAACGACGTTATCGCTATCGACGACTGCTATCTCGGGACGCCGGAGAATCTCGATTCGGGCGTCGAATTTGTCGATGCGAGTGTGCTCGACGAGGACTTGCCGACCGACGTGGACGTTGTGTTCCACCTCGCTGCACTCTCTTCCTACCAGATGCACGAACAGGACCCGACGACGGGAGCGAGAGTAAACGTCGAGGGATTCGTGAACACGGTCGAGCAGGCGCGCAAAGACGGCTGTGAAACCGTTGTGTACGCATCGACGTCGTCGATATACGGCTCTCGGACCGAGCCGTCGCCAGAATCGATGGCTATCGAAGCACGAACCGGGTACGAGGCGTCGAAACTCGCCCGCGAGCAGTACGCCGAGTACTTCTACAACCACTACGACCTGACGCTCGCCGGAATGCGCTTTTTCTCGGTGTATCAAGGGTTCGGCGGCGCAGAAGAACACAAAGGCGAGTACGCAAACACGGTCGCCCAGTTCACCGAGAAAATTGCGAACGGCGAGCAACCCGAACTGTTCGGTGACGGATCGCAGACGCGCGACTTCACGCACGTAGATGACATCGTTCGCGGCTTGGTGTTGGCGGCCGAGCACGAACTCAACGGCGTCTACAATCTCGGCACAGGCGAGAGCTACAGCTTCAACGAGATGGTGGCGATGATAAACGAAGTACTCGGCACGGATGTCGAACCGAAGTACATCGAAAACCCACTCGACGAGTACGTTCACGACACCATGGCCGACCCGACGAAGATGAAGGAGGCGACGGGATGGGAACCGGAGATATCCTTCGAGGAAGGAGTTCAGCGCGTGTGTGAGCCGTATTTAGACGAGTAA
- a CDS encoding DUF7504 family protein: protein MGENDERDSSRRGKPDEDTSSSSLSDLAEDLSSEDSSDEAPSDEAPSDTVSSEESSSESVSPSSTTSDQSLSLSELAESLRKRRLEGSGSELGGDQSEWDIITQSADDSDSTSGPDPKTEAVLELVGDASNILLSGQTECAAEESLCSRLMSSSTGDPINLLVVTIGQTPGERLSILQNYLSGPVGNTAVIDVQSYDAGVPSEEYDGPVEIKTVQDATDLRRIGILTSKVLSDWEDSPGQTAVCFHSVSDLLKHVDDQQLVFRFLHVLRGRIHAAGARGHYHLDPTSHDTQVVRTFASLFDTVLEFETDGSVSLN from the coding sequence ATGGGAGAGAACGACGAAAGAGATTCGTCTCGTCGGGGTAAGCCGGATGAGGATACTTCCTCCTCATCACTTTCTGATCTTGCTGAGGACCTTTCATCCGAGGACTCTTCAGATGAGGCTCCTTCAGATGAAGCTCCTTCAGATACCGTCTCCTCGGAGGAGTCTTCATCTGAGAGTGTTTCACCGTCCTCGACGACGAGCGACCAGTCTCTTTCTCTCTCCGAACTCGCGGAGTCGCTTCGCAAACGACGTCTGGAGGGGTCTGGATCCGAACTCGGGGGCGACCAATCGGAGTGGGACATTATCACGCAATCAGCTGACGACTCTGACTCGACGTCGGGCCCGGATCCAAAGACGGAGGCGGTGCTCGAACTCGTTGGCGATGCATCCAACATTCTCCTCTCGGGTCAAACCGAGTGTGCGGCAGAGGAGAGTCTGTGCTCTCGGTTGATGTCGTCTTCGACTGGTGACCCGATCAACCTCCTCGTGGTGACTATCGGCCAGACGCCTGGTGAACGACTCTCGATTCTCCAGAACTACCTTTCGGGTCCTGTTGGGAATACGGCCGTCATCGACGTTCAATCCTACGACGCGGGCGTCCCGTCTGAGGAGTACGACGGTCCAGTCGAGATCAAGACTGTTCAGGATGCGACTGACCTCCGTCGTATCGGGATACTTACCAGTAAGGTCCTTAGCGACTGGGAAGACTCACCGGGACAGACTGCCGTCTGTTTCCACTCGGTGTCCGACCTCCTCAAACATGTTGACGACCAACAACTCGTCTTCCGCTTTCTTCACGTCCTCCGGGGCCGCATCCACGCAGCGGGTGCCCGAGGACATTACCATCTTGACCCGACGAGCCACGATACGCAAGTCGTTCGGACGTTCGCCTCGCTTTTCGATACTGTTCTCGAATTCGAAACCGACGGCTCCGTGTCGCTGAACTGA
- a CDS encoding S8 family serine peptidase, with translation MSNARSITRVLALVFAVLTVTGTVAPAVGATMTAEHGAIADEIGSVSGESNGGALSAMRASATNTDDSSSTPGDTNGEATPEGTSDSTTAPEGTNDNSSASDGNGNSAVPDGTDENTTTPDGPNGNATTPDGGNDTVTTPDGTDDDTTTPDGTNDNSTTPDGTDNNATTPDGTNDNSTTPDGTDSNATTPDGTNDNATTPGTGTATPSENSTDGTNSTSAGKRTNETQTNATAANRTVVESWAANASSSVEVIVRVEEFEVPTVSTMSQETVVEKLKAHAETSQQPVIDYAESTDGVTVLNRYWLTNALLLRVDTAKTNASKLVGQPGVTGIHKNFEVRALSTAASRNNTTASGATTASTPATTEVTYGLDQLNVPAVWAKHGTKGAGAKVAVLDTGIDVGHPDLELYTEDPGNDTYPGGWAEFDTNGDRVTGSTPHATSGHGTHVSGTVAGGTASGKAIGVAPDADMMHGLVLPDGTGSFAQIIGGMQWAVEEDADVISMSLGADGFYSTLVTPIRNAEDAGTVVVAAAGNHGPETAPSPGSIYDSLTVGASGPNRDIAPFSSGDVVRTERDWGDAAPSDWPDEYVMPDIAAPGVDTYSTLPGGKYGEKSGTSMATPHVSGVVALMVSASGGDASPEEIRTALRKSATKPDDAPAKKDIRYGNGIIDALDATTAVAAEQGISGSISNTGGEPLSGASVRLDSGAATATDANGDYLIRTLSGTYNTTVSEFGYASSTATVTVTGGSMTTHDVSLKPALAAEITSPQNGKVKAGTAASVTYRTAHAETLTVSRTGDTSGNATLYINGKERAFGESVSINASDDTRVQVRVETEAGSTGTLALKHTISGLGETTTFTTGPTEIVSDPTYVTVVDSTGSEYAEQIRAAIEANVPREYFVSIISPREAMANTDEYDVFVVHQVNSNVNLQSFVEATSGPETGVVYLDQWGAASNGITALSDATQNPVVTGQTTETDQPTYEVVANHSIFDGIAARGESITIHNQSRGDIAWFERFRGTTLAVASDNGADIGTGVAIDESKQTVLLSSLGRTSTVQNRYVNDDADALLGNAVTYVNSLPPAWLESSQPKHVTPGESFAVDVAADDLRRLNVTLADSMMLSESDLTLSINGTEREFGESYDINDSADNVTVAVNTSTGIVGTVGLSIAAESSNDTVELLSGETAVYEKPLVVPEDVKTIQRAVNLAPAGTTVEVATGTYTNRVTITTPGITLTAHDEERPTIDTRVWGFYDPVVHVDAPNVTVEHLNVVADGIAPDGIAVERSNATIRHVSVSGTSHGVLIGGAGSTADDAVVHDVNISDGADLLAIGVTVGEADNAHVYNATISGQDSGADVYTSSGTVIENSTITDSGTGLTTFETDNVRFVGNEIHDMDESATNTVGIQLEAFVTSATIEDNEIWNLSEGIYVEGTNTGGEIVGNDIDTEYGVWVERGDAPAIEIKHNDLAATNVSVGNGLDGSLRATMNYHGERSGNESFVSGDVTYEPFLTAPPEDVDTDTPQQIGVDLTLEAGNVYGVSVPGTTRQTVSDLFDDEFRGVVYGFDASDQSWTQLSGDDEIAALQGLAVVAESDGRMTVTHFVGSNQPSAPGQRTLTEGWNFVGSPEYGDLESGLNVETVDPGLAMAPFDAPSSQPGSSSGFDGVYRFDGTSTPPDVSAYEGYFVFVEAESTLPSYVVPNPSATELYEGIGLYPINASANASATTNGTVSVDAVLSRTDEMDRAAARLALSQLIYRDLNSAVRGEKASQTTLNETADAIIADAPDEHEALVANATADALERIRGNGTRTGAAGLNEQADSQASNATAPSITG, from the coding sequence ATGAGTAACGCGAGATCAATTACACGCGTTCTCGCTCTCGTGTTTGCGGTGCTGACAGTCACCGGGACGGTGGCACCCGCAGTAGGCGCGACGATGACAGCGGAACACGGAGCAATAGCTGACGAAATCGGGTCGGTTAGCGGCGAATCCAACGGGGGAGCGTTGTCGGCCATGCGTGCCTCAGCAACTAACACCGACGACAGTTCGAGTACACCGGGAGATACCAATGGTGAGGCAACGCCCGAAGGCACTAGCGACAGTACAACCGCGCCTGAGGGGACCAACGACAATTCAAGCGCATCTGATGGGAACGGCAATTCAGCCGTACCTGACGGCACCGATGAGAATACGACGACACCCGATGGTCCCAACGGCAACGCAACGACACCAGACGGTGGCAATGATACCGTAACAACGCCGGACGGAACCGACGACGACACAACGACGCCTGATGGTACCAACGACAATTCAACCACGCCGGACGGCACTGACAACAATGCAACAACACCTGACGGCACTAACGACAATTCAACCACGCCGGACGGTACTGACAGCAATGCAACAACGCCCGATGGCACTAACGACAACGCGACAACTCCGGGCACGGGGACTGCAACCCCGAGCGAAAACAGTACTGACGGGACGAACAGTACCAGCGCAGGCAAACGTACGAACGAAACACAAACCAACGCGACGGCGGCGAACCGCACCGTCGTCGAGAGTTGGGCCGCGAACGCGTCCAGTAGCGTAGAGGTGATCGTCCGCGTCGAGGAGTTCGAGGTCCCGACGGTATCGACCATGTCACAGGAGACGGTGGTCGAGAAACTGAAGGCACACGCCGAAACGTCCCAACAGCCGGTCATCGACTACGCTGAATCGACCGACGGCGTAACCGTCCTCAACAGATACTGGCTGACGAACGCACTGCTCTTGCGAGTGGATACGGCAAAAACCAACGCGAGCAAACTCGTCGGCCAACCGGGCGTCACAGGCATCCACAAGAACTTCGAGGTGCGGGCGCTCTCAACCGCGGCGAGTCGGAATAACACCACGGCGTCCGGAGCAACCACTGCGTCTACACCGGCTACGACCGAGGTAACCTACGGACTCGACCAACTCAACGTCCCGGCCGTCTGGGCAAAGCACGGGACGAAGGGCGCTGGTGCGAAAGTCGCCGTTCTCGACACCGGAATCGATGTCGGCCACCCCGACTTAGAGCTGTACACCGAGGATCCCGGAAACGATACCTACCCCGGCGGGTGGGCTGAATTCGACACGAACGGTGACCGAGTCACGGGATCGACACCGCACGCGACCAGCGGTCACGGAACACACGTCTCCGGAACTGTCGCCGGTGGTACGGCGAGCGGGAAGGCAATCGGCGTCGCGCCCGACGCGGACATGATGCACGGACTGGTGCTTCCCGACGGAACGGGATCGTTCGCGCAGATTATCGGTGGAATGCAGTGGGCCGTCGAAGAGGACGCCGACGTCATCAGCATGAGCCTGGGAGCCGACGGCTTCTACAGCACGCTTGTGACGCCGATACGGAACGCTGAGGACGCTGGGACGGTCGTCGTCGCAGCGGCCGGGAATCACGGTCCCGAGACAGCACCCTCACCGGGAAGCATCTACGACTCACTCACGGTCGGCGCGTCCGGCCCGAACCGCGATATCGCGCCCTTCTCAAGCGGCGATGTCGTCCGAACTGAGCGCGACTGGGGTGACGCCGCCCCGTCAGACTGGCCAGACGAGTACGTCATGCCGGACATCGCAGCACCCGGTGTGGATACCTACAGCACCCTGCCAGGCGGGAAATACGGTGAAAAGTCCGGGACCTCGATGGCGACACCGCATGTCTCCGGTGTCGTCGCACTGATGGTGTCCGCATCCGGCGGTGACGCCTCCCCGGAAGAGATCAGAACAGCACTCAGAAAGTCGGCGACGAAACCCGATGACGCTCCGGCGAAGAAGGACATTCGGTACGGAAACGGAATCATCGACGCCCTCGACGCAACCACGGCAGTCGCTGCCGAACAGGGCATCTCGGGGTCGATCTCGAATACCGGTGGCGAACCGCTTTCCGGTGCTTCGGTCCGTCTCGACAGCGGTGCTGCAACCGCGACGGATGCGAACGGCGACTACCTCATTCGGACGCTCTCGGGCACGTACAACACGACAGTCTCCGAGTTCGGATACGCGTCCTCGACAGCCACGGTCACCGTTACCGGGGGTTCGATGACGACCCACGACGTGAGCCTCAAGCCGGCGTTGGCGGCTGAAATCACCAGTCCGCAAAACGGCAAGGTCAAAGCCGGCACCGCCGCCTCCGTGACGTACCGAACGGCGCACGCGGAAACGCTCACCGTGAGTCGTACAGGGGACACCAGCGGGAACGCGACACTCTACATCAACGGCAAAGAGCGTGCATTCGGGGAGTCGGTCTCGATTAACGCCTCCGACGACACCAGAGTACAGGTACGCGTCGAAACCGAGGCCGGTTCTACCGGGACGCTGGCGCTCAAACACACGATATCCGGACTAGGGGAGACGACTACGTTCACGACCGGACCGACCGAAATCGTCTCCGATCCGACGTACGTCACCGTCGTCGATAGCACGGGGTCAGAATACGCCGAACAGATCAGGGCAGCTATCGAAGCAAACGTCCCCAGAGAGTACTTCGTCTCTATCATCTCACCGCGGGAAGCGATGGCGAACACAGACGAGTACGACGTCTTCGTCGTCCACCAGGTCAACTCGAACGTCAACCTGCAATCGTTCGTCGAGGCGACGAGCGGTCCGGAAACTGGCGTCGTCTATCTCGATCAATGGGGCGCGGCCAGCAACGGAATCACGGCACTCTCAGATGCGACACAGAACCCAGTCGTCACGGGGCAGACAACCGAAACCGACCAGCCAACGTACGAGGTTGTCGCGAACCATTCGATATTCGACGGCATCGCGGCCCGTGGCGAATCGATTACGATTCACAACCAGTCGCGCGGTGATATCGCGTGGTTCGAGCGATTCAGGGGGACGACGCTCGCAGTGGCCAGCGATAACGGAGCAGATATCGGAACCGGAGTCGCCATCGACGAGTCGAAACAGACCGTCCTCCTCTCGTCGCTCGGGCGAACATCGACGGTGCAGAACAGATATGTGAACGATGACGCCGACGCACTCCTCGGAAACGCGGTCACGTACGTGAATTCGCTCCCGCCAGCGTGGCTCGAGTCGTCACAACCCAAGCACGTCACACCGGGTGAGTCCTTCGCGGTTGACGTTGCGGCCGACGACCTCCGACGTCTCAACGTCACGCTCGCGGATTCGATGATGCTGAGCGAGTCGGACCTCACGCTCTCGATCAACGGAACCGAACGCGAGTTCGGCGAGTCGTACGACATCAACGATAGTGCAGACAACGTCACGGTTGCGGTCAACACATCGACTGGGATTGTCGGAACGGTCGGGCTCTCGATTGCGGCCGAGAGTAGCAACGACACAGTCGAGCTGCTGAGCGGGGAAACCGCAGTCTACGAGAAGCCGCTGGTCGTTCCCGAGGACGTAAAAACGATCCAGAGAGCGGTCAACCTCGCACCCGCAGGAACGACCGTCGAAGTCGCAACCGGCACGTACACGAATCGCGTGACGATTACGACTCCGGGGATCACACTGACAGCACACGATGAGGAGCGGCCGACTATCGACACGCGGGTCTGGGGGTTCTACGACCCGGTAGTCCACGTCGATGCACCGAACGTGACGGTCGAACACCTCAACGTCGTCGCGGACGGAATCGCGCCCGACGGCATCGCAGTCGAGCGGTCCAACGCAACGATTCGACACGTCTCCGTGAGCGGCACGTCACACGGCGTGCTCATCGGCGGGGCTGGCTCTACTGCGGACGATGCCGTCGTACACGATGTCAATATCTCCGACGGAGCAGACCTGCTCGCAATCGGGGTCACCGTCGGTGAAGCCGATAACGCGCACGTGTACAACGCGACAATCTCCGGTCAGGATTCCGGAGCCGATGTCTACACGTCATCTGGGACGGTCATCGAAAACAGCACCATCACCGACAGCGGGACCGGACTCACGACGTTCGAGACTGACAACGTCCGATTCGTCGGGAACGAAATTCACGACATGGACGAGTCAGCGACGAACACCGTGGGAATCCAGCTCGAAGCGTTTGTGACATCCGCGACAATCGAAGATAACGAGATCTGGAACCTCTCGGAAGGGATCTACGTCGAAGGGACGAACACCGGCGGCGAAATCGTCGGCAACGACATCGACACAGAGTACGGCGTCTGGGTCGAACGCGGGGATGCACCCGCGATTGAGATCAAGCACAACGACCTCGCAGCGACGAACGTCTCGGTCGGAAACGGCCTCGACGGGTCGCTCCGAGCGACGATGAACTATCACGGAGAACGAAGCGGGAACGAGTCGTTCGTCTCCGGAGACGTAACGTACGAACCGTTCCTGACGGCACCACCCGAGGATGTCGATACCGACACGCCACAGCAGATTGGCGTTGACTTGACGCTCGAAGCCGGAAACGTCTACGGAGTGAGCGTCCCCGGAACGACGAGACAGACCGTCTCCGACCTCTTCGACGACGAGTTCCGCGGTGTCGTGTACGGTTTCGACGCGAGCGACCAGTCGTGGACGCAGTTGTCCGGCGACGACGAGATTGCCGCTCTACAGGGACTCGCCGTGGTCGCCGAAAGCGACGGTCGGATGACCGTGACTCACTTCGTCGGATCGAATCAGCCGAGCGCGCCGGGTCAACGGACGCTCACCGAGGGCTGGAACTTCGTCGGATCACCCGAGTACGGCGACCTCGAATCGGGACTCAACGTCGAGACCGTCGATCCGGGGCTTGCCATGGCTCCGTTCGACGCGCCGAGCAGTCAGCCCGGGTCGAGTAGCGGGTTCGACGGTGTCTACCGGTTCGACGGGACGAGCACGCCACCGGACGTGAGCGCGTACGAGGGCTACTTCGTCTTCGTCGAGGCGGAGAGTACCCTCCCGTCGTACGTCGTCCCGAACCCGTCGGCCACCGAGTTGTACGAGGGTATCGGACTGTACCCGATCAACGCGAGTGCGAACGCCTCTGCGACGACGAACGGGACGGTATCGGTCGACGCTGTGCTTTCACGCACCGACGAGATGGACCGTGCGGCTGCTCGGCTGGCGCTTTCGCAACTCATCTACCGCGACCTCAACAGCGCGGTTCGCGGAGAGAAAGCTTCGCAGACGACCCTCAACGAAACTGCCGACGCGATTATCGCTGACGCTCCGGATGAACACGAAGCGCTCGTTGCGAACGCGACCGCAGACGCCCTCGAACGGATTCGTGGAAACGGAACCCGGACGGGAGCAGCGGGGCTGAACGAGCAGGCCGACAGCCAAGCATCGAACGCCACAGCGCCTTCGATCACGGGCTGA